In a single window of the Candidatus Celerinatantimonas neptuna genome:
- the gph gene encoding Phosphoglycolate phosphatase: MKLDQIKAVSFDLDGTLIDSGPDLSLAINLMLEELNRDTFDMALIHQWVGNGVPMLVKRALSGSEFVANDLSDTLYEDAKAKFDRLYAQNLCVNTKPYDGVVETLQWLQTQNLPLAVVTNKPFDFTSPLLEQLGLSHYFDVVLGGDSLEKRKPDPFPLQYVLEKRQLNPEQMLMVGDSRNDILAAKAAGCPSIGVTYGYNYGVPIQESEPDWAIDQFDSIQNILIHPSVM; encoded by the coding sequence ATGAAGTTAGATCAAATAAAAGCGGTATCATTTGATTTAGATGGCACCTTAATTGACAGTGGCCCAGACTTATCGTTAGCTATTAATCTGATGCTTGAAGAGCTTAATCGTGACACATTTGATATGGCATTGATTCATCAGTGGGTTGGTAACGGTGTCCCGATGCTCGTCAAAAGAGCTTTGAGTGGCAGTGAGTTTGTTGCAAATGATCTAAGTGACACACTCTATGAAGACGCTAAAGCAAAATTTGACCGACTCTATGCTCAAAACTTGTGTGTCAATACTAAACCATATGATGGTGTTGTTGAGACTCTGCAATGGCTGCAGACGCAAAACCTGCCCTTGGCGGTTGTGACGAATAAACCGTTTGATTTCACTTCTCCTTTATTAGAACAGTTGGGATTAAGCCATTATTTTGATGTGGTTTTGGGTGGCGATTCGCTTGAAAAGCGAAAACCGGATCCATTTCCATTGCAATATGTATTGGAGAAACGACAACTCAATCCAGAGCAAATGCTGATGGTTGGAGATTCTCGCAATGACATCTTAGCGGCTAAGGCAGCAGGATGTCCGAGTATCGGCGTGACATATGGATATAACTATGGAGTTCCGATTCAGGAGAGTGAGCCTGACTGGGCTATTGATCAATTCGATTCAATTCAAAATATCTTGATTCATCCGTCGGTAATGTAG